The genomic stretch CGAACTTTCCTGACTCCTGTGCAACAGAGTTTCATCTACAAGAGCCTAGCACTGAAACGGTACAACCTGATCAGTCAAGCAAACCGGAAGTTGTAGTGTCTGACAAGCCCCAGCCAGGCCAGCACAGGATCACACGCGCTGGACGTGTTTCAAAGCCACCAAACTATTTAAAGGACTACACTTGAAAGTTAAGGTGTATCAGTGGAGAGACtttaaaagaaaggaactttatttgagagCCATGTTCTAGTCAATCGtatagttgttgttattactgGCCAAATTTTCATTTAGTGCCAACTTGTTAGTTAGTTTGTCaacttgttgtttgtttgttgtttagtGCCAACCTAGGGCCATAGTTCAATTTACAACTTGTGTAGATTTTagtttcagttcttttcttttttctcttttacgaAAGGAAAGGTGTAGTGGTCTCCCTGTGCTATTGTACTTAGGTCACGTGACTAGCAAAACCACGCCCTTGAGAGCGGGTTGTTGAAAATAAGCCTCGTAAGAGCTTGATTGAAGTGGTTCATCAGTTTCCCTTCTCGGTTTGGAGCTAAGAAGGTTACAATTGATTCCCTACACAAATCTCAATTCAGtgttttcttgaattttaaGTTATTTCTTAGGTTAGGATCATTTGTTAGCTTGTCGACCTCTTCCTCGAAAACATCGCGAAGACGATTTGTCGGGGCATCCATTGTTTTGGCTTTTTCCGGAAATTGCATGATCCTATTTTTGCGAGAGCTCCTAACACGTTTACAAGCACTCCACATTTTAGAACAGAGGCGCTAATTCCATTTGAATAGAAAAACCGAGGACGATTTCCTGTCAAAATGAAAAGGACAATTTCCCTCAATCAAAACAGAAGGGGACAAGCGTGTTCCTTTTGCTCAGAGTcgctcttctttctttctttaaggtactaacaaacaaacattttcaCAGCCAAAAATCCCCCCTTAATTCATGAAGGAGGAACGAGAAAAGACGAATACCTCTgaagcaagagaaaataaagtaGGAAGAGagggcatcccccatacataCCCTTTTCCATGGGTAATATGTCTcaaattatttttagaaagTTTCATTCCGCGCGGATAAAGTTACATCGCGCGTTGAGTGGATATTTCGTGGAGGCTTCGCATGACATGAACGATGCACAAATCATAGCGGACGCCGTCGCGTTGAATGCAAAATGAGTTTGAGGGTGAATCACCGAGAATTTTACAATATCAATCGGCCTTCACCTGGGAAACTGGGAAAAGAAATTCGCTGGACACCTTGGTCTCATCTAACTCGAAAAAGACTAGGGAAAACCTTAGTCCAAGTGGGGCAGTTCTCTGTGAAGGCGAGAAATATAATTTTTCGCAGAGGAATCGAAAACGAGCCTGAATTAAAATCTCAATTGGAAAACATTTTGTTCTTGGCAGATTGATCTCAAAGAAGGTCACCACGTAGCACTCTCTAGCTCGCTTTCCGTTTGTATTTCCTCTTCTTCGCTACAACTTTCGTATTCACTGGAATCACTGGAACATTGCTTTGAAACAAGCCAGTAAGGGCGATTCTGTTtaaatagacgagttcacgctcttgattgcatcatgggtaatcagggcaacatggcgggaagttcaaaggtttgtatggaaattcaaagcaaaatctACTGTGCATGACTCTACTTTAAAGACTTTCGCCGTCGTAAACTAagcaaataagttcatgttcacaactgagatgaactagacttggtatccgttctatggaattcctaaatattgctttttttgtccctatacattctctgtaattttgtgcctttggaattacaggaaatgtatggcagaaaactctctttaataaaataatttctacaatagccattctctccaaatttattctgccgcacctttgagcgcatgtcttctgttttggaaaataaaaaacccaaaaattgcgtatcatgaatacttttcgtcgttttgaacttccttacaaacctttgaatttctctccatcttgccctgattacccacgatgcactcaagagcgtgaactcttCTATTGTTGTTTTGCAATAACTTGAGAAATATTACGTATGGGGAAGGGCATGTATGGGGGCTGCCCTCTCTTCCACTTTGTTTTCTCTTGCTCTGTAGGTAAACCGTATTCCTTTCCCGTTCACCAACAGTTTCCAGCGGAAACGTCTGTTCAATTTGATTGACCACCGGAACAACCGGGTTTGCAATACAAAAGGAAAGTGCCGCTCCTTACCCAGACCGATAGTCCGATCATTTAGCCGGACGGACTAACTCTGCCGACACACTAGTTAAAACAGAGCCAAGCGACAAAGACCTGATCGGATAACCATTAAAGGCCTGAACATGTTGTAACCAATTGCAAGATTTAAACTCTTGTCTTATAAAAAATCTTCTGGAGGAAGGAGCACGTCATCCCAAGAATTCTCATATAATGAAAAAGTACATTCCGTTTGTCCAGTAAACAACTAGGCTACAGGCGCCAAAGCAATGGTGAGAGAAATAACAAAACCGGCTAAGCTCGCAACGACGTAATCCTTAAATACGGTTTCGCAAATCGTTGAACAACATAGAGAGAGAACTGGCTTCGTTTCATCTCAGAAACAGTCAGTTCATATTGCCACCTATTTCAATTAATGCTTCCTCAGGTATTGTACCAGCTTCGGATGGAAAATATGACTGAAAAATGCATCAAGACAGATCTGACTGAACCATTTAAGAAAATTCGGGTACCTGAAAATGCAACCTCTGTGGGAGATCTAACTATCGGCTCAAATGCTGAACCAGGACTTGGTGTCAATGTTGCTGTCTTTGCGGGAGAGACGCCTGAAGGAGGTGAGAATTTTTTAGCCTTTCGATGAAAGAGAGACGTCAAAAATTAGAACTAATTAACTTCATTCTAAGGGCTAGAAAGGGGATGCAATGTTCTTAAGTGGGTTTGTGAAAGGGGTACTATTTTCCAATGGAAGGTATACGAAAGGGGTatcttttctgccaaaaatgtTATATAAAAGGGTAAGGGGTCGGACCTCAGGGCGGAGCCTCCCCGTATTAATTTTCTGTTAGTACCCCCCCCCCGGTTCTCCAAACTATCTTTAGCCCAAACTATCTGTTCAgcccacaggcagcccagactGTCCTTCCGAttttacaaggatttgtatagGAAAcataaaaatactgaaaaaatcGGCTAATCTTAACTTAAAGCAAAGAATGTAAATAAAGTAAACTTACTTTTTCTTTATCTTGTGTCGTTCTGTTTATTTGAGACAAATAGTTGGGCTGGTTTGTGATAATCTGAGTACCTTTGGCCATCATTTAATTAAGGTACTGAGATGTTCACAAACCAGCCCAAATCGCCTGAAATAGACAAAAGGACTCAAGATAAAGCAAAAATAagttttacttatttatttaatgttTCTCATACAAGTCCTTATAAAGTCGgaagaaatgtaaacaaagcactcgaatCCTGAATCTGGGCTGCCTTACTAGCCTTACTGATATGGAGCTCGTTTGTCAAATGAATCTAATTAAATTGCCTAAGCTCCCAGAAATCTTCAGCAGCTTAGCATCCCACCTGGTAATGGGGTGGTTATTGGTTTGACTCCTGCCAAGATCACCTCGAATTTTGTCTGACGGCTCCCTgcttataaaagaaaaattcatcATCTTAAGAGTGACTGTTGCTAAAATGGTGATTTGTTGATCTCTCATGCAGATCCTTACTATTTGACGGTGACCGAGGAAGGCTGTGTTCCAGTTAGTGAGGGTATCAGGTCAAAAAAGTATGGGTACATTCATACCAGGTACACTGTAAtggaataaattattttcttggggACTCAAATGAGAACGTGCTAAAAACCGACAAAGTACGTGAGTCGGCGAGAGTTAACGGCAGCCACGGtcttcaaattgaaaataaaaaataaaaaaaataaacaaagaacaTGACAACAACGatatatccaaaaagaaattaaagataaaagcaaaaataaagtttaaaaaatcaaaaaacaccaaaattcaaacaaaaaagtAGCTAAAGTACTGAATAACTATCTAATAACAACTCATtgtgatgaaatgatatatgaaatatgaaatggatcatacatgaactgcggatatgaaatcaagtgaagctatgatcctcgcagttcaatgatgaacgcaatttttgcaattgcttagagcagcctgaaaaattcaggacttcaactgtcTCCCTAATCGCCGTCATCAACGACGTAGCTCAACAAGGTAGAACCGAAGGCATAAAGtatggcgcctctggctgccgttATACGGTCCATatatgaccttggagcacagcttacaaccagctggaatcagctgtatgttggtttttgctgagggaggaaaaccggagagcccggagaaaaactcaacccacttatggcgtcAAACCTGGGCaaaattggtgggaggcgagtgctctcaccactgcgccagccaaCCCTGCAGTAGATGACAACTGTCGTGCAATGTACACTCACCTCTTAGAAACAACCAGCCTTATCTTTCTTTttcgtttcctttcttttaGTTTCTTTGACGTGGAGCTTGGGGTGGATCCTAACGTCTTCGTACCGCCTGAAAGTTGCGAATAGATGAAATTCGATGAAAGAGAGATGCGCACTGATACAAGCAGTTATTAGGGTCATTTTCGGGCTTTGATTATCCCAGATATAAACCAATTTTTTCTGTCGAGTAATTGAAACtgattaataaataaataaatgatgcAACAACATGAACTGTTTTGCCGACATGTCAATGATGCAAAATGAACGACTGCTACGCTTCGAAGTACATTCCTTTTCTGTActccaccaaaaaaaaaacagcaaaaaaaaaaaaagaaaaacaaaacaacaacaacaacaacaacaacaaagacctAAAGTGACCGAAGGTAATATTTTGATCTCATTTCTCTATCTTCACTTAAAAACCGTTCTAACTAAGACGATCATAAAAGGCTGACGATGACGCAAAATTACTGCGCTAGCTGTTGTCAAGCTTAAATGTCGTAACAACATAGGGAAGGAGGGTTTCCCCGACATCCCCACGCAACCCTCTCTTCACAAATCGAGATCTTCTTTTGCTGTCGAATATAAACCTAAGAAGTTCGTGTATTGCTGTTTGCGGTAGGTTTTGTTGGTGGGGAAACTTTTTTGCGGTCTACTTAAGGTAACATGCCCTTCTCTACTCCCCGGGACTCTGGAAACTACAGCTATGATATCCCTTCAATTTTCGCCTTTGTGTGGTAAGAGTGAAAGTCCGTGGTACAAATGGGCCCGCATCGCGTGCAtaaatcatgaaaataaacaggtctgtcggaagcttgcttgagtttcaacaaaatgagccccaaaatcggcaagaattgaTGACGCTGAAGagtaataaagcagctgctatttccaaaacgaaggaattacctggtgatataAAATATCGTCTAGGAGAGTTactttttgactttgcagaaacaatggtcaacttcaagagttgggcgattgtgatctttgtgttgaattcgcacatttcttgtcaatctttaaaacacttgaaagacgaaaaaaaaaaaaatctaacaaaaacagaaacccgatgtcttgccatcattttgacccagatgtatcctttgtttcgcaagtaaacatgcaaggtaacttgattaCGACGCCCTCTGAATTCGatatcactttcgattttgcgatttacttgtacagccaaaagtacaataaaaaaattgaacgtaacaaaaatctcccaaaaagttttttcgctgatggtaactttttatactctcggttcaaaatttaagttgtttatATGTTGCAAATTTCGTTGCCGATGgcaaattttaatattttattctcgatcgacacttcctgtaaacttccttctgctcttcgcaagaactgtgtatcaatattttgTAGTATATTTTGAGGCCTCCCATCctagtactaaccccgccgaacagggttaacttcagtgaacgtttgtcttggaaagctgtcagactgTAAGACCGCACGCTTAACACTTGCGGAGTAAAAGAGGTAATGATCAACATGTCGGCCTTGAAGCCACTGtatctcgattcccttttattttcttcagtcattCTGGGTTTAGCATTTTGCTAGTAAcaacatgtcttctcagggggctatttacctaagacatctaccatggcactataatgatatacggtaccaaacAATATCGTTTACTATTAGAGCTACCATatgcacatgaccttgaagcgtgtaacttgcaacttttaggacaccaattttatgaccaaatatggacaaaaataagatcaaagctgcacgcgcgggaaaatgctcgagctacgttacatccaaataaggaaatttaaaactaaaaaaacaccagctctgaaccagagttaaacgcttcaaggtcatgagcttctggaGCTGCATATGCAAGGTTAACTTGAATcacctggaagacaaaacgcagctcagttgacaattatggaatacagcgctgtgttactgcactacaaCACGTACGCAATACctacttttgttttattattattctatttATATGATTCAGACTAGGTACAAGGAAGAATCATGTCGAGTTTCAGTACTAAACATGTTGTATATCTGCGAAACCTAACTTGATGAAAAACACACCAATATTGGGAGCAGATATCATAGCCTCGATatccttaaataaaattttttgTTGACATTCTATGTTAACCTAATCATTGTTCTTAGCTTCATGTGCACATATCAAGGTTCATTCGCCTTCCTTGAGAGCCCTCCTAAGAGGCTGGGTACAGACTCGTACTAAACCATGTTAATCGAGTGTCAGCGTTACACAAAAGGCCTTATCGGTCCACACGCTTTGAGGTACTCTTACTAGGTTACACCCTGCCGGCTGTCCCACGTCCCGAACATGTCACGCAACACCTCGTCAACTGAAAACTCTTCAACTGGAACAGGTTGAAAGAAATCAGGAAAAGTCAGTAGCGGGAAAGTTGGGCATCCATAGCTTGTTTTGGGTTCATTTTATAAACCAAAAGATTCGTTTCATACTGTGGAACGACAACAGGACAGGGTCAACCAACAACGGATTAAGCGCTATTTGGCGACCTGGCCTTTGTGGACTATAGTAGGGATTTGCAAACGCATTGACGAGTTAAAGAGCTTTTGCAATTCTTCCTCTAGGGGTGGTGGACGGTAGACTAGATTTTCAGTCATACGAGTTTAGTGGGCCATGCATTGTTCCCGGAATCACCCAGCTGAAATAGTGCGCGACAATATACATTGTGTAACTTTAATAAAGCTTGCATATAAACACTACGAACATGGCTTGCATTGGTGCACAATTGTGTGGAATGTAATGTATGACGAACGGCTGATAGAAATGAATTTATTGATCTGCGCTATTGAATTAAGCACTAGAGAGTGGTCAGTTTTAAATAACACCATGAGGATTGCCGTTTTACAATTCATGCTACATGCTGTTCCGTGGACTTGCGCCCTCTTTTATCCTCGTTAACTGCTTCGTAAATACATACGCTTTCAGAGCGAAGACTAGTCAtccttaaaagaaaataaaaccagtTGGGGACGTGGACGTGAACCTCATCATGGATTACTTCATTAAGTTGTGAGAGGACATTGCCAGTAAAAAATTATGCTTGTTATGACTTCTGGCCCCACGCCATAACGTCCTCTGTAATCGAATGCGTAAGTCAGTCCTGTTGGGGTCCAAAGAGGTGAAGGAACATAATATTGGGCTATAATCGTTGAACACGAGGCAACGACAAACGTTTTAtcctaaagaaagaaagaaagaaagaaagaaagaaagaaagaaagaaagagaaagaaagaaagaaagaaagaaagaaagaaacagaaaaacaaacagAATAATTTAAAATCACATTCACTTCTATTAGTGAacaacaaggttactgatcacgtgagtgaagaCACTCAATTGTAGTCCCCGCAggggccaaaacccgaggaggcaacctGGAAGCTCCCGcgtaaaaacagaaaatgtatgaattggtagatattgtaggggaaatcaatctcgatttgctcaaccgagcgTGCAAGGTGGAGTCACGAGGTAGAAAATTCGGGGTCGCGATTGAAGGTGATAAGTTTTCGAGTATTTACAGCATTTCTTGTTACTAGGGATACTGTCATGCGATGGCATGCGCAGTATGTCTCATACCCAGAGATTTTGACAGACTATAATATTTTGCTTTATCTGTTTAAGTCTAGACTTCAAAATACGGTTTCCGAAAAGCAATAAAATGATTTTATCTATTATCGATGATTCGGAGTCCAATACATAAAAACGAACACAAATATCAGTGGCGGATCCATACCTGGAGGTAAGGTGGGGGCCAGctctcaaacattttgtttttgccctttcACAGTTTTGGTGGCTTTGGTCCAAAAAgaaggaggggggtgggggggggggggcgggccTTGTTTTTAGATATTTACCCAGGGCCGTAGCCATTATGAGGCAAACCAAGGCACTTGCCTAAGTCAGTTTTTcgtgcttttttaaaatatagcataattccagtgttgtctttaaaatgtacgcatcataaacacctaaaatacctacgaagagaatgtaaccatggacattgcctcagtcatattttttttctggttacGGCCTTGTAATTACCAACAACAACATGACCACCCGACATATGTTGGAGTCAATTGCTGTGTATGAATGGTCCCTGATCACTTCATTTCAACACGCATGTACGAATTAGTTTAGTGTAAGGGAAAGATTTGTCGACAAAACATCCATGCTAGAATGCTGTTTAATTCTCACTGCGAAAAACGTGGTATtgacttaaaat from Montipora capricornis isolate CH-2021 chromosome 12, ASM3666992v2, whole genome shotgun sequence encodes the following:
- the LOC138026524 gene encoding mammalian ependymin-related protein 1-like; protein product: MFAVLVSLLLVVLVNVEGLKPCETPMVWNARSMMVDLSKDVTVFSKFSYDAEDERLSMEEMVELHAQKKKEFYKFIFIYKEQVLYQLRMENMTEKCIKTDLTEPFKKIRVPENATSVGDLTIGSNAEPGLGVNVAVFAGETPEGDPYYLTVTEEGCVPVSEGIRSKKYGYIHTSFFDVELGVDPNVFVPPESCE